The Fulvivirga ligni genome window below encodes:
- a CDS encoding M1 family metallopeptidase, with product MYKKLTLIFLLIPLIGKSQSGSTTYWQQKVEYEMDIDMNVNTNQFTGEQKLTYYNNSPDTLNNVYYHLYFNAFQPGSMMDVRSLNIADPDRRVGDRISKLSPEEIGYQHIKSLKQDGKDVTYKVDGTILTVRLAKPILPGKKAVFKMEFEAQVPIQIRRSGRDSSEGIRYSMSQWYPKLAEYDELGWHTDPYIGREFHGVWGDFDVKIKIDPTYTLAATGYLQEPDKIGHGYEAAGVEVKTSDKPITWNFKAQKVHDFVWAADPDYKHTTAQVPNGPVLHFFYQANDDNKDAWEQLPEYMTKAMSFISDNFGKYPYEKYSFIQGGDGGMEYPMATLITGDRNINSLLGTAVHELLHSWYQGVLATNESLYSWMDEGFTSYASSVTMQHLRDPNSTDDPHMNSYRAYFMMANSGDEEPLTTHADHYHTNRSYSINSYAKGAVFAHQLSYVVGQETFMKGMKRYFYDWKFKHPTASDFIRCIEKTSGLQLDWYLEKFGQTTDQIDYGIKTVVGDGDATYVTLEKVGEMMMPIDLYVEYEDGSTEIYYIPLRLMLGEKAVEDKSASRITEAAWPWTYPTYTLKISNKASAIKKIEIDSTQRMADIDRANNSVELKGATTAYEDPTK from the coding sequence ATGTATAAAAAACTGACATTAATCTTTTTGCTTATCCCTTTGATAGGTAAAAGTCAATCCGGCTCTACTACCTACTGGCAGCAGAAGGTGGAATATGAAATGGATATTGACATGAACGTTAATACCAATCAGTTTACCGGTGAACAAAAACTCACTTACTACAATAACTCACCAGACACATTAAATAACGTATACTACCATCTTTATTTCAATGCTTTCCAGCCTGGAAGTATGATGGATGTACGCTCATTAAATATTGCTGATCCTGACAGAAGAGTTGGAGACAGAATTTCTAAACTTTCCCCAGAAGAGATTGGATATCAGCACATTAAATCATTAAAACAAGATGGTAAGGATGTTACTTACAAAGTAGACGGAACCATACTTACTGTAAGACTGGCCAAGCCTATTCTTCCTGGTAAGAAAGCTGTTTTCAAAATGGAATTTGAAGCTCAGGTACCTATTCAGATTAGAAGATCAGGTAGAGACAGCTCTGAGGGCATTCGTTATTCAATGAGTCAGTGGTACCCTAAATTAGCTGAGTATGATGAGCTGGGCTGGCACACAGATCCTTATATCGGTCGTGAATTTCACGGTGTATGGGGAGATTTTGATGTAAAAATAAAGATAGATCCTACGTACACACTAGCTGCTACTGGATACTTACAAGAACCTGATAAAATTGGTCATGGTTATGAAGCAGCTGGTGTAGAAGTAAAAACTTCAGACAAGCCTATCACCTGGAACTTCAAAGCTCAAAAAGTGCATGATTTCGTGTGGGCGGCAGATCCTGACTACAAGCACACTACAGCACAGGTACCTAACGGACCAGTTCTTCACTTCTTCTATCAGGCGAATGATGATAACAAAGATGCTTGGGAGCAACTACCTGAGTACATGACAAAAGCCATGAGCTTTATCAGCGATAACTTTGGTAAATATCCATATGAGAAATACTCATTCATCCAGGGTGGTGATGGTGGTATGGAGTACCCAATGGCTACTTTAATTACCGGTGATAGAAATATCAACAGTCTTTTAGGAACAGCAGTACATGAATTACTACACAGCTGGTATCAGGGTGTTTTAGCTACTAACGAAAGCCTGTACTCATGGATGGATGAAGGATTCACTTCATATGCCTCTTCAGTAACTATGCAGCACTTAAGAGATCCTAACAGCACTGATGATCCTCACATGAACTCTTACAGAGCTTATTTCATGATGGCTAACAGTGGTGATGAAGAGCCTCTTACTACACACGCGGATCATTATCACACCAACAGATCTTACAGCATTAACTCTTATGCTAAAGGAGCCGTATTTGCTCACCAGTTGAGTTATGTGGTAGGTCAGGAAACTTTCATGAAAGGTATGAAAAGATATTTCTACGATTGGAAATTCAAGCACCCTACTGCTTCCGACTTCATCAGATGTATCGAAAAAACATCAGGCCTTCAGCTTGACTGGTATTTAGAAAAATTCGGTCAGACTACAGATCAGATTGATTATGGTATTAAAACCGTAGTGGGTGATGGAGATGCCACCTACGTAACTTTAGAGAAAGTAGGCGAAATGATGATGCCTATAGATCTATATGTAGAATACGAAGATGGTAGCACTGAAATCTATTACATTCCGTTAAGATTAATGTTAGGAGAAAAAGCTGTGGAAGATAAATCTGCTTCAAGAATCACAGAAGCAGCGTGGCCATGGACTTACCCTACTTATACTTTAAAAATCAGTAACAAAGCTTCTGCTATTAAGAAAATTGAGATTGACTCAACTCAAAGAATGGCAGATATTGATAGGGCAAATAACTCTGTAGAGCTTAAAGGAGCTACTACAGCCTATGAAGATCCTACGAAGTAA
- the ligA gene encoding NAD-dependent DNA ligase LigA: protein MTKDQAQLEIAELTKKINHYNEQYYMNDKSEVSDYEFDMLLNKLIALEKDFPEFNYPDSPSHRVGGTVTKEFNTVFHKTPMLSLGNTYSKEDLEDFDKRVAKGLGDEPYEYVCELKFDGVALSVTYENGVLTRGVTRGDGTKGDDITFNVKTIRSMPLKLKGDFPEEFEARGEAFMPKKVFAALNEERAAVGEETYANARNTASGSLKMQDSAAVAKRKLDCFLYAMNGDNLNIDTHAEAIAKLQEMGFNVSPTYRKCKTIDEVLAYIQEWDTKRQELPLETDGIVIKVNSFAQQEKLGFTAKSPRWAIAYKYKAENAATRLKDITYQVGRTGAITPVAELDPVQLAGTTVKRASLHNANEIQRLDLRVGDMVFVEKGGEIIPKVTGVELTARTPELTPVEYIKNCPECGTELIRLEGEAVHYCPNSQGCPPQIKGRIEHFIQRKAMDIDSLGERTINLLYEKDLVKSPADLYDLTYDDIFQLEGFKDLSTKNALKGIEASKEVPFESVLFGLGIRYVGKTVAEKLAAHFKNIDNIIKASYDELISVPEIGDRIASSLLAHFENDENKEEIERLKQAGVQMEIIEKESTSVSDVLNGKTFVISGVFANYERDELKELIQQHGGKVVGSISGKLNYLVAGDKMGPAKKEKAEKLGVQIISEDEFDAMIK, encoded by the coding sequence ATGACCAAAGACCAAGCACAATTAGAAATAGCTGAGCTCACTAAAAAGATAAACCACTATAACGAGCAGTACTACATGAATGACAAATCAGAGGTTTCTGATTATGAGTTCGATATGTTGCTCAACAAGCTCATAGCCTTAGAAAAAGATTTTCCGGAGTTCAACTACCCGGACTCCCCTTCTCATCGTGTAGGTGGCACAGTAACTAAAGAATTTAACACCGTTTTTCATAAAACTCCCATGCTCTCATTAGGTAATACCTACTCTAAAGAGGATCTGGAAGATTTTGATAAAAGAGTGGCCAAAGGCCTGGGAGATGAGCCATATGAATATGTTTGCGAACTTAAGTTTGATGGTGTAGCCCTTAGCGTTACCTATGAAAATGGTGTGCTTACCCGTGGCGTTACCCGCGGTGATGGTACCAAGGGAGATGACATCACCTTCAACGTTAAAACCATCCGAAGCATGCCTTTAAAACTTAAAGGTGACTTTCCAGAAGAGTTTGAAGCTCGTGGTGAAGCATTTATGCCCAAGAAGGTATTTGCCGCCCTTAATGAAGAGCGTGCTGCTGTAGGTGAAGAGACCTACGCCAACGCACGAAATACCGCCTCAGGCTCACTTAAGATGCAGGATTCAGCGGCCGTAGCTAAACGTAAGCTGGATTGCTTCCTTTATGCTATGAACGGAGACAACCTAAACATTGATACCCACGCTGAAGCCATAGCTAAACTTCAGGAGATGGGCTTTAACGTATCTCCAACTTACCGCAAGTGCAAGACCATAGACGAGGTTTTAGCCTATATTCAAGAATGGGATACCAAGCGTCAGGAATTACCACTGGAAACAGATGGTATAGTGATCAAGGTGAACAGCTTTGCGCAGCAGGAAAAGTTGGGCTTCACCGCTAAAAGCCCTAGATGGGCCATTGCCTATAAATACAAAGCTGAGAATGCAGCTACAAGATTAAAAGACATCACTTATCAGGTAGGAAGAACAGGTGCCATTACGCCAGTAGCTGAGCTGGACCCGGTACAGCTGGCAGGAACCACTGTAAAAAGGGCCTCCTTACACAATGCCAATGAAATTCAAAGGCTTGATCTCCGCGTTGGTGATATGGTATTTGTAGAAAAAGGCGGTGAAATTATACCTAAAGTAACTGGCGTAGAACTTACGGCAAGAACTCCGGAGTTGACACCGGTAGAATACATTAAAAACTGTCCGGAATGTGGTACAGAACTTATCCGTTTAGAGGGTGAAGCGGTACATTATTGCCCTAATTCACAAGGGTGTCCTCCTCAGATAAAAGGTAGGATAGAGCATTTCATTCAGCGTAAAGCTATGGACATAGATAGCTTGGGTGAAAGAACTATTAACCTGCTCTATGAAAAGGATTTAGTAAAGAGCCCTGCCGATTTATATGATCTTACTTATGATGATATATTCCAGCTTGAAGGGTTTAAAGATCTGAGTACGAAAAATGCCCTGAAAGGTATTGAAGCTTCCAAGGAAGTGCCTTTTGAAAGTGTATTATTCGGTTTAGGTATTCGCTATGTGGGTAAAACCGTAGCAGAAAAGCTGGCAGCACATTTTAAAAACATTGACAACATAATAAAGGCCAGTTATGATGAGTTAATTTCAGTACCGGAGATAGGTGATCGTATTGCCTCCAGCCTTCTCGCTCATTTTGAGAATGACGAAAATAAAGAAGAAATAGAGAGGTTGAAACAGGCTGGTGTGCAGATGGAGATCATAGAAAAAGAATCTACTTCTGTTTCTGATGTACTAAACGGTAAAACTTTCGTAATTTCGGGAGTATTTGCCAATTACGAGCGGGACGAATTGAAGGAGTTAATCCAGCAGCACGGTGGCAAGGTTGTCGGTTCTATTTCCGGCAAGCTTAATTATCTGGTGGCTGGCGATAAGATGGGCCCCGCAAAGAAAGAAAAGGCTGAAAAACTAGGCGTTCAAATTATCTCAGAAGATGAATTTGATGCCATGATAAAATAG
- a CDS encoding DUF6913 domain-containing protein, translating into MLNKKMLSYKTRSFIKKNNAKRISTDYKDAESIGILFSIDGKQKHQIVKEFKKILEKDGKQVKVLAYLPKDQENFEFLFDFFTNNDVNFWGSFTSDQVQSFVDKTFDYLFYLDIETNDLTQNILAMSKAKCRVGKYNEKGDSFFELMINTHDSNVKGLADEMYKYTKILN; encoded by the coding sequence ATGTTAAACAAAAAAATGCTCTCATATAAAACACGCTCGTTCATTAAAAAGAACAATGCTAAGCGCATAAGCACAGATTATAAAGATGCTGAGAGTATCGGTATATTATTCAGTATAGACGGAAAGCAAAAACATCAAATAGTAAAGGAATTTAAAAAGATATTGGAAAAAGATGGCAAGCAGGTAAAAGTGCTGGCTTATCTACCTAAGGATCAGGAGAATTTCGAATTTCTATTTGACTTTTTCACCAATAATGATGTGAACTTTTGGGGCAGCTTTACTTCAGATCAAGTACAAAGCTTTGTAGACAAAACGTTCGATTATTTGTTTTATCTGGATATAGAGACCAATGACCTAACACAAAATATATTGGCTATGAGTAAAGCCAAATGCCGTGTTGGAAAATATAATGAGAAGGGTGATTCATTTTTTGAATTGATGATCAATACTCATGACAGCAATGTGAAGGGATTAGCGGATGAGATGTATAAGTACACCAAGATTTTGAATTAA
- the xseB gene encoding exodeoxyribonuclease VII small subunit, whose product MAKKKISYKNAVEEIESIIDKIENGEPDVDELSELVKRAAGLIKDCKEKLKSTEENLSETLEELE is encoded by the coding sequence ATGGCAAAAAAGAAGATTAGTTATAAAAACGCAGTAGAAGAGATAGAGTCTATTATTGATAAAATAGAAAATGGAGAGCCTGACGTAGATGAGCTTTCAGAGCTTGTGAAAAGAGCTGCAGGACTGATTAAAGACTGTAAAGAAAAACTGAAGAGTACCGAGGAAAACCTTTCTGAAACACTAGAAGAATTAGAATAA
- the xseA gene encoding exodeoxyribonuclease VII large subunit, with amino-acid sequence MEHLSLHELNTLIKRTLDSNLEPSYWVVAEIGEMRTTQNRHCYLELVDKEENRITAKVRGTIWSYTFRNLSTWFEGMTGQALQPGLKVLCNVVVQFHELYGLSVNIKDIDANFTLGERARRRKEIIDKLVAEGVFEMNKTHLLPRVPQRIAIISSPTAAGYGDFIDQVKRNAHGYRFHARLFKATMQGDKAGESIISAMMQVFEKIDDYDVLIIIRGGGSQVDLDCFDDYELASHIAQFPLPVITGIGHERDETIADLVAHTRVKTPTAVAEFLISGLRVFEEQLEDYYARIHHNVNQKLNLESQRLNSLGYHLKAASKEKLSASSYLVNNLSFNLKTGIKNFFNQQNKKLDLADTTIKFLDPQHVLNRGYTITTVNGKLLKNTQVKAGDVIVSESKDDIITSTVESSRKKHGKKED; translated from the coding sequence ATGGAGCACCTATCATTACATGAACTAAACACCCTGATCAAGCGCACCCTGGACTCCAACCTGGAGCCATCTTACTGGGTAGTGGCAGAAATCGGCGAAATGAGAACCACCCAGAACCGCCATTGCTATCTGGAGCTGGTAGATAAAGAAGAGAACAGAATAACCGCTAAAGTGAGGGGCACTATCTGGTCCTACACCTTCCGCAACCTCTCCACGTGGTTTGAAGGCATGACTGGCCAGGCATTGCAGCCCGGCCTAAAAGTGCTCTGCAATGTTGTAGTACAATTTCATGAACTTTACGGCCTTAGCGTCAACATTAAAGATATTGACGCCAACTTCACGCTTGGCGAAAGAGCTCGTCGTAGAAAAGAAATCATCGACAAACTAGTAGCTGAAGGTGTCTTTGAAATGAATAAGACTCACCTCCTACCTCGGGTGCCTCAGAGAATAGCCATTATCAGCTCCCCTACGGCAGCAGGATATGGTGATTTTATAGATCAGGTAAAGCGAAATGCTCATGGTTATAGATTTCACGCCAGGCTATTCAAGGCCACCATGCAAGGAGATAAAGCTGGCGAATCTATTATCAGCGCCATGATGCAGGTTTTTGAAAAGATAGATGACTATGATGTACTCATTATCATCAGAGGTGGTGGTAGCCAGGTAGATCTTGATTGTTTCGATGACTATGAACTGGCCTCTCATATTGCACAGTTTCCCTTACCAGTTATCACCGGAATAGGACACGAAAGAGATGAGACCATAGCGGATCTGGTAGCGCATACCAGAGTAAAAACTCCCACAGCAGTGGCTGAGTTTCTTATCAGTGGGCTTAGGGTTTTTGAAGAACAGCTAGAAGATTATTACGCTCGCATTCACCATAATGTGAACCAGAAACTCAACCTGGAGAGCCAACGACTAAATAGCCTGGGATATCACCTGAAAGCCGCCAGCAAAGAAAAGTTATCAGCAAGCAGCTATTTGGTGAATAACCTTTCTTTCAACCTTAAAACAGGAATTAAAAACTTTTTCAACCAGCAAAATAAAAAACTGGATCTGGCAGATACCACCATCAAATTTCTAGATCCTCAGCACGTGTTGAACAGAGGCTATACCATAACCACTGTTAATGGGAAGTTATTAAAAAATACTCAAGTAAAGGCCGGTGATGTGATAGTGTCTGAAAGCAAGGATGATATCATTACCAGTACCGTAGAATCAAGCAGAAAAAAACATGGCAAAAAAGAAGATTAG
- a CDS encoding carboxypeptidase-like regulatory domain-containing protein: MKTIFTTLIISFICISALAQERTISGQLTDDDGEPLPGISIVIKGTNTGTVTDINGYYTITAPIGSTLVFSFVGMATKEVIVTGYPMAKKRDREHHLEPLPPSFYMDTTSASSPGTAVLDENTPTYYTSNRLDPSIIKNIERNGDHFVVKNYKDPFKRSGYVLNFSSSFSLSRVFRLPDLQNNYAQGRPENGEYVWRGADQGEIFSWGPAVQALEYDGSNYAYDTKGRLVKSGSGNGIPAGKYDPTSIFKNAVSLKNDVSLSLPAFLGGILDIKASQETKSGILPNNSNQTYQFSTGISDASTKKSHFSADFHYSHSEGKLLQRGSNWSNIIGSIYRTPVTFDNANGLNNPEDHHESYLTEIGRLRNHAPGLVDNPYGIVNQLPDNEKINRTLSSLSYSFNDKKFGVSAKVNLDVQSEKRTYGIPLGYASFTEGRFTNRKSSQAYSYLNVSPYYDFIKKYGNTLKLRLSYINEYWNSDIHRTDGYGLSSSIFQGESADSLAFMNQSIDRIAHEPGAQLSYENSNEGIYIKAGNNLYFSNTLTGRELWLPQASVKIKLNELLYLGSIHNLSLYGSYNQNVSESPLVYQSWAHQSTILELQNYNHYYESSELFFDSSTRPQRHHNFEAGTQLYLRGISFSFDYFQNMTKDYLAPVYSNDNFQLQNVADLLNKGINTSLGYFGYFAGGDWSSTLHWSTFNTIAKKVYDNKPIPIGGFKTVQSVIAEVEQLGAIYGTSYLRNDNGEILINNDGFPIENQQIKKIGNPLPDWILGWSTTATYGKFSGSMVWEWSKGGDIYNGTKAILDYLGRSETSGNDRNTSNYIFPGATEDGSKNITPVNFSNPELPVTENRWVRYGWDGVGESYIEDASSLRLSSLQFTYRAFNNHSSFIKRLELHLTGHNLLLFAPYKGSDPQSHLYGQTAGLDVFNAPPTRSYHLKITANL, encoded by the coding sequence ATGAAAACAATATTTACTACTCTAATCATATCTTTCATCTGCATCTCAGCACTGGCCCAGGAAAGAACTATTTCTGGTCAGCTTACTGATGATGATGGAGAGCCATTACCTGGCATTAGCATAGTCATAAAAGGAACCAATACGGGCACTGTAACTGATATTAATGGTTATTACACTATCACTGCTCCTATCGGATCTACACTGGTTTTCTCTTTTGTAGGGATGGCTACAAAAGAAGTAATAGTCACTGGGTACCCCATGGCTAAGAAACGCGATCGTGAACACCATTTAGAGCCATTGCCACCCTCCTTTTACATGGATACTACCAGCGCCTCATCGCCCGGAACGGCGGTTTTAGATGAGAATACACCTACATATTACACATCTAACCGGCTTGATCCTTCCATTATTAAAAATATAGAACGCAATGGTGACCATTTTGTAGTGAAAAATTACAAAGACCCCTTTAAAAGAAGTGGATACGTACTGAACTTCTCCAGCAGCTTTTCATTAAGCCGTGTTTTCAGGCTACCCGATCTGCAAAATAACTATGCACAAGGCAGGCCAGAAAACGGCGAGTATGTCTGGCGTGGGGCTGATCAGGGTGAGATATTCTCCTGGGGGCCAGCCGTACAAGCCCTTGAGTATGATGGCAGCAACTACGCCTATGATACTAAGGGCAGACTGGTTAAAAGCGGCTCTGGCAACGGCATACCTGCTGGAAAGTATGATCCTACTTCGATCTTTAAAAATGCTGTATCATTAAAGAATGATGTAAGTCTTTCCCTGCCAGCCTTTTTAGGGGGTATACTTGACATTAAAGCAAGCCAGGAAACTAAATCTGGAATCTTACCGAATAATAGCAATCAGACCTATCAATTCTCTACAGGCATTAGTGATGCATCGACTAAGAAATCTCACTTTTCCGCTGACTTTCATTATAGTCATTCTGAAGGCAAGCTGCTACAGCGGGGATCCAACTGGAGTAATATCATAGGAAGTATATATAGAACACCTGTAACTTTTGACAATGCCAACGGCCTTAATAACCCAGAAGATCATCATGAAAGCTACCTTACTGAGATTGGTCGGCTCCGCAACCATGCTCCTGGCCTTGTTGATAATCCTTACGGAATCGTCAACCAATTACCTGATAATGAGAAAATTAACCGCACATTAAGCTCATTAAGCTACAGCTTTAACGATAAAAAATTTGGTGTCAGTGCTAAAGTCAACCTCGACGTTCAATCGGAAAAAAGGACTTATGGAATACCGTTAGGCTATGCTTCTTTTACCGAAGGTCGATTTACCAATAGAAAATCATCTCAGGCCTATTCTTACCTGAATGTATCACCTTACTATGATTTCATTAAAAAATATGGGAACACACTCAAGCTCAGATTAAGCTATATCAATGAGTATTGGAACTCTGACATCCATAGAACTGACGGGTATGGATTGTCATCCTCCATTTTTCAAGGCGAATCTGCTGATTCCCTGGCCTTCATGAACCAATCAATAGACAGAATAGCACACGAGCCTGGGGCACAGTTAAGTTATGAAAATAGTAATGAGGGAATCTATATAAAAGCGGGTAACAACCTATACTTTTCTAACACGCTCACAGGAAGAGAACTCTGGTTGCCACAGGCCTCTGTTAAAATAAAACTAAATGAGTTACTATATCTGGGTTCAATCCATAATTTGAGCCTCTACGGCAGCTATAACCAAAACGTATCTGAATCGCCGTTAGTCTATCAAAGTTGGGCCCACCAGTCTACTATATTAGAGCTGCAAAACTATAATCATTACTATGAATCTTCAGAGCTGTTTTTTGATAGTTCTACCAGGCCGCAGCGGCATCATAACTTTGAAGCAGGGACTCAACTCTATCTGAGAGGTATAAGTTTTTCATTTGATTACTTTCAAAATATGACCAAAGACTATTTAGCACCGGTCTATAGCAATGACAACTTCCAACTCCAAAATGTGGCTGATTTACTTAACAAGGGTATAAATACAAGCCTGGGTTATTTTGGCTACTTTGCCGGCGGTGATTGGAGTTCTACATTGCATTGGAGCACATTTAATACTATTGCCAAAAAAGTCTATGACAACAAACCTATTCCCATAGGTGGTTTTAAAACTGTGCAATCTGTGATAGCCGAAGTAGAACAGCTGGGAGCTATTTATGGCACATCTTACTTAAGAAATGATAATGGAGAAATACTCATTAACAATGATGGCTTTCCTATTGAAAATCAGCAAATCAAAAAAATAGGTAATCCCCTACCCGACTGGATTTTAGGTTGGTCTACTACAGCCACTTATGGCAAATTTAGCGGCTCTATGGTTTGGGAATGGAGTAAAGGTGGAGATATATACAATGGGACAAAAGCTATTCTTGATTATCTGGGAAGGTCAGAAACTAGTGGTAACGACAGAAATACAAGCAATTACATATTTCCTGGTGCCACTGAGGATGGCTCTAAGAATATTACACCAGTCAATTTTTCAAATCCCGAATTACCAGTAACTGAAAACCGTTGGGTGAGATACGGCTGGGACGGCGTAGGAGAATCATATATAGAAGATGCCTCATCCTTGCGCTTAAGCTCTCTTCAATTTACATACAGAGCCTTTAATAATCATTCTTCTTTCATTAAAAGACTCGAATTACACCTGACCGGGCATAACCTGTTGCTTTTTGCTCCATATAAAGGTTCTGATCCACAATCTCATTTGTATGGACAAACTGCTGGTTTGGATGTATTTAACGCACCTCCTACCAGATCATATCACTTGAAAATCACGGCTAACCTTTAA
- a CDS encoding RDD family protein has translation MEGILDSSLHESHGSHGEEYVKIHLASTGKRLANYIIDIVISYIILILALFISDAISIYGGRQELIMFFLVFMIPAYYVTMEATLGKTVGKFITRTKVVTVDGAKPSFGQILGRTVSRIIPFERFSFFGSEPVGWHDSLPGTRVIDDK, from the coding sequence ATGGAAGGTATACTTGATAGTTCACTTCATGAATCACACGGCTCTCATGGAGAAGAATATGTGAAAATTCATTTGGCCAGTACTGGTAAGAGGTTGGCTAATTATATTATAGATATCGTGATAAGCTATATCATATTGATTTTAGCTCTATTTATTTCTGATGCGATATCTATTTACGGAGGCCGTCAGGAGCTTATAATGTTTTTCTTGGTTTTTATGATCCCTGCTTACTATGTAACGATGGAAGCTACATTAGGAAAAACCGTAGGAAAATTCATAACTAGAACTAAGGTAGTAACAGTTGACGGAGCGAAGCCCTCATTCGGACAGATACTAGGACGAACAGTCTCTAGAATAATACCTTTTGAGCGTTTTTCTTTTTTTGGTTCTGAGCCTGTAGGCTGGCATGATTCATTACCTGGTACCAGAGTAATTGATGATAAATAA
- the dapA gene encoding 4-hydroxy-tetrahydrodipicolinate synthase, whose amino-acid sequence MSRLYGTGVALVTPFDNDENIDFNGYKNLLNYTAKQGVDYYVVLGTTGEGSTISLADKAEILEFTKANNESDLPIVYGIGVNDSKATVKIARETDLSGVEAILSVSPYYNKPSQEGIFQHYTRIADECPVPVILYNVPGRTASNITAETTLRLAEHPNIIGVKEASGNMEQALTISKYKPEDFMLISGDDMLTVPLYSIGAVGVISVLANAFGHIFYKMKEAVLEGDFGKASREAFKLLDINPLMYAESNPVGVKQVLAEMGICGNNVRLPLLPASQSLQASIIKKLNEMQAVTA is encoded by the coding sequence ATGTCTAGATTATATGGAACAGGTGTAGCCCTGGTTACACCTTTTGACAACGATGAAAATATAGATTTTAACGGCTATAAAAATCTATTGAACTACACCGCCAAGCAGGGTGTAGACTATTATGTGGTACTTGGAACCACCGGTGAAGGCTCTACTATTTCATTGGCTGATAAAGCTGAGATACTAGAATTCACTAAAGCCAATAATGAAAGTGATTTACCCATTGTCTACGGCATTGGTGTGAATGATTCAAAGGCCACTGTTAAAATAGCCCGAGAAACTGATCTCAGCGGTGTGGAAGCTATACTTTCTGTGAGTCCGTACTACAACAAGCCTTCACAGGAAGGCATATTTCAGCACTACACCAGAATAGCTGATGAATGCCCGGTACCGGTAATACTTTATAACGTGCCCGGCAGAACGGCTTCTAACATTACTGCAGAAACTACTTTAAGACTCGCTGAGCACCCGAACATCATTGGTGTAAAGGAAGCAAGTGGTAATATGGAGCAAGCCTTAACCATCAGCAAGTATAAGCCTGAAGACTTCATGCTTATTTCTGGAGATGACATGCTTACCGTTCCTTTGTACTCTATTGGGGCTGTGGGTGTTATCTCTGTATTAGCCAATGCCTTCGGACATATCTTCTATAAAATGAAAGAAGCAGTATTAGAAGGTGATTTCGGTAAAGCCAGTAGAGAAGCATTTAAACTTTTAGACATTAATCCACTAATGTATGCTGAAAGCAATCCTGTAGGGGTAAAACAAGTGCTTGCTGAAATGGGAATTTGCGGCAATAATGTGAGACTTCCTCTCCTACCCGCTTCCCAATCATTACAAGCGAGTATTATTAAGAAGCTCAATGAAATGCAGGCTGTCACAGCCTAA
- a CDS encoding RNA polymerase sigma factor, which yields MEDKELIEKLKHAESRNFGFNLLVRKYQEKIYWHIRKMVIDHDDADDLVQDVFIKVYKNIDKFRADAQLYTWIYRIATNECLAFLNKKKRKFLLPIGDVEGELTAKLESSDYISGDEIQLKLQKALLKLPDKQRIVFNMKYYDEMKYEQIAEITDTSVGALKASYHHAVKKIEEIMTAD from the coding sequence TTGGAGGATAAGGAATTAATAGAAAAACTTAAGCATGCTGAAAGCCGCAACTTCGGCTTTAACCTACTGGTACGCAAGTATCAGGAAAAAATCTATTGGCACATTCGTAAGATGGTTATTGACCATGATGATGCCGATGACCTGGTGCAGGATGTCTTCATTAAGGTGTATAAAAATATTGATAAATTCAGGGCAGATGCTCAGCTCTACACCTGGATTTATCGTATTGCCACCAATGAATGCCTGGCCTTCCTCAACAAAAAAAAGCGAAAATTCTTATTACCTATAGGAGATGTAGAAGGAGAACTTACGGCCAAGCTGGAAAGCTCTGACTATATCAGTGGAGATGAAATTCAGCTCAAGCTTCAGAAAGCACTACTAAAACTGCCTGATAAACAGCGGATTGTGTTTAATATGAAGTATTATGATGAAATGAAGTACGAGCAAATAGCTGAGATTACTGATACTAGCGTAGGTGCGCTGAAAGCCAGCTACCACCATGCAGTAAAAAAAATAGAAGAAATAATGACTGCTGATTAA